Proteins encoded in a region of the Xylocopa sonorina isolate GNS202 chromosome 11, iyXylSono1_principal, whole genome shotgun sequence genome:
- the LOC143429125 gene encoding odorant receptor 4-like has protein sequence MHPPTRRQGDHERRNANYERDIAYVTKQSKWILKSIGIWPAMLNGTAKFLSKIAIGISSFVLLFAIVPCILYILYEEKDTIMRLKLCGLLCFCVTSLLKYWALTVRKPTIENCIEEVRIDWKQVEIQRDREMMLKFGRTGRNLTILCAVFMYSGGAIYHTIMPQYAIGTLVDEHNRTIKPLVYPTYSVLFDAQTSPVYELVYVLHCMCGYVIYSVTAGACGLAALFATHTCGQIDIIVSRLNKLTHGDPAKGRSTLDARLIEIVERHLRVLRFSAKIEMVLQEVCFLEFISSAFIICLVEYYCLTDWKQSNTISLTTYMILLVSLTFNIFILCYIGELLIEKSSSIGMCCFMIDWVQLPTKTIHGLILIIAMSNSPAKITAGKIVDLSLFTFGNILKTSLAYLSFFRTTVI, from the exons ATGCACCCCCCGACGCGACGTCAGGGCGATCACGAGCGGAGGAACGCGAATTACGAAAGGGACATCGCGTACGTAACCAAGCAGAGCAAGTGGATCCTCAAGTCCATCGGCATTTGGCCAGCGATGTTGAACGGTACCGCGAAATTTCTGTCGAAGATCGCGATCGGGATCAGCAGTTTCGTCCTACTGTTCGCCATAGTACCGTGCATCCTGTACATACTGTACGAGGAGAAGGACACTATAATGAGGTTGAAACTATGCGGTCTGCTGTGCTTCTGCGTGACCTCTCTGTTGAAGTACTGGGCTCTCACGGTGCGTAAACCAACGATCGAGAATTGCATCGAAGAGGTACGAATTGATTGGAAACAG GTGGAGATCCAGAGGGATCGCGAAATGATGCTGAAATTCGGACGCACTGGTCGGAATCTGACGATCCTCTGTGCCGTGTTCATGTACTCTGGCGGTGCGATCTATCACACGATCATGCCACAGTACGCGATCGGCACGTTAGTCGACGAGCACAATCGCACTATCAAACCGTTGGTTTATCCCACATACAGCGTCCTGTTCGACGCCCAGACGAGCCCAGTTTACGAATTGGTCTACGTCCTTCATTGCATGTGCGGGTACGTGATCTACTCTGTAACTGCAGGTGCTTGTGGATTAGCTGCCCTTTTCGCGACCCACACCTGCGGACAGATTGACATCATCGTGTCGCGTTTGAACAAACTCACCCACGGGGACCCAGCCAAAGGGAGGTCCACCCTGGACGCGCGTTTGATCGAGATCGTTGAGCGTCATTTGCGAGTCTTGAG ATTTTCAGCGAAAATAGAGATGGTACTGCAGGAGGTATGCTTCCTGGAATTCATTAGTTCCGCGTTTATCATATGTCTGGTCGAATATTATTGTTTGACG GATTGGAAGCAAAGCAATACCATTAGTCTTACGACTTATATGATCCTCTTGGTATCCTTGACTTTCAATATATTCATATTGTGCTACATTGGTGAACTCTTGATAGAAAAG AGCAGTAGCATCGGTATGTGTTGCTTCATGATCGACTGGGTTCAGTTGCCAACCAAAACTATACATGGTCTTATTCTAATCATTGCCATGTCTAACAGTCCAGCTAAAATTACCGCTGGTAAAATTGTTGATCTATCTTTATTCACCTTTGGGAAC ATCCTTAAAACATCATTGGCTTATTTAAGTTTCTTCCGGACCACTGTTATATAA
- the LOC143429008 gene encoding odorant receptor 4-like — MHLLQRDPIDQPPNPNYEKDIAYVTNLNKWVLNSIGIWPAVLNGNYKFLPKIAITASNIVLFFTLIQCVLHITLEQKDPLLRLKFFGLTCFSFISLMKYWALIVRKPMIKLCIEQVQNDWRQIKLERDRELMLAYGKLGRNLSLLSSVFMYSGGIIYHTVMQNTLGSYVDEHNRTIKLLIYPTYNALYDVQRTPVYEIVYVLQCFCGYIFDSTAVGPCGLTALFATHICGQIDIVLSRLDDLAAGELEGKCNSYSELIKIVDHHLEILRFSATVEAVLREVCLLEFVGSTFVVCLLEYYCITDWNENNRISLITYSLLLISTTFNIFLLCYIGDLLIEKSTNMGIHCFMIDWYHLPTRTTRGLILIIAMSSNSARISAGSIIDLSLSAFASVLKTSFAYLNFIRSTVV; from the exons ATGCATCTTCTCCAACGCGATCCGATCGATCAACCACCGAATCCCAATTACGAGAAAGACATCGCTTACGTGACGAATCTGAATAAATGGGTTTTAAATTCCATAGGCATCTGGCCAGCCGTGCTAAATGGAAACTACAAGTTTTTACCAAAAATCGCGATCACAGCCAGCAATATAGTGTTGTTCTTCACTCTGATACAGTGCGTGCTACACATCACGTTGGAACAGAAGGACCCGCTGCTGAGACTGAAATTCTTTGGCTTGACCTGCTTCTCGTTCATCTCTCTGATGAAATATTGGGCTCTGATCGTACGGAAACCGATGATCAAGCTTTGCATCGAGCAGGTGCAGAACGACTGGAGGCAG ATAAAACTCGAAAGGGACCGCGAGCTGATGCTGGCGTATGGGAAGCTGGGTCGAAACTTGTCTCTGTTAAGTTCAGTGTTCATGTACAGCGGTGGGATAATCTATCACACGGTGATGCAGAACACGCTTGGCTCGTACGTCGACGAGCATAATCGTACCATCAAGCTGTTGATCTATCCCACGTACAACGCCCTTTACGACGTCCAACGAACACCTGTCTACGAAATAGTCTACGTTCTCCAATGCTTCTGCGGGTACATCTTCGACAGCACCGCGGTTGGTCCTTGCGGATTGACCGCGCTCTTCGCGACGCACATCTGCGGGCAAATCGACATCGTTTTGTCTCGATTGGACGATCTCGCCGCTGGAGAACTCGAAGGAAAGTGTAATTCGTACAGTGAGCTGATAAAAATCGTGGATCATCACTTGGAGATTTTAAG ATTTTCCGCGACTGTCGAGGCGGTTCTGCGAGAAGTGTGTTTATTAGAATTCGTTGGTTCCACTTTTGTGGTATGCTTGCTTGAATATTATTGTATAACG GATTGGAACGAGAACAATAGGATTAGTCTGATAACGTATTCGTTGCTGCTGATATCCACGACGTTCAATATATTCTTGCTGTGCTACATCGGGGATCTTCTCATAGAAAAG agtactaatatggGAATACACTGCTTCATGATCGATTGGTACCATTTACCAACGAGAACCACCCGGGGTCTTATTCTCATCATCGCCATGTCGAGTAATTCAGCGAGAATCAGTGCTGGTAGCATAATTGATTTATCCTTGTCTGCCTTCGCAAGT gttcttaaaacgtcattCGCGTACTTAAATTTCATCCGGAGTACTGTTGTGTAG
- the LOC143429280 gene encoding uncharacterized protein LOC143429280: MLLKSFNIVHTQVWNAHYKNDIHYTLQMCQWLLQSIGIWPLVYEGASRLEQILSVILMTICFSILFFIILPSGHYIFYVEKNIDTKVKLFGPVGFCLSSTIKYCYLGLKGGVFKWCIEHLKRDWRVVQDPSHRTIMLKYVMISRNLITVCAVFLYSGGMSYHTVMQFLSKERSKTNYTLKPLTYPGYDWFLDSQSSPTYEIVFLIHCLAAMIMYTVTTATYSLAAIFVTHICGQIQIQITKLQGLVDREKGQSVSRYPLAIIVHDHVEILRFSENVEGALRLICLTEIIESTCIMCLLEYYCLMEWQNSDAIAISTYFMLLLSFTFNIFIFCYIGEVLSEQCSQIGTVAYEINWYELSAKEAHDLILLNLVSQYPPKLTAGKIVALSLKTFSSVVKTSVVYLNLLRTVTKWVQYNMHNYPSSACCVTVSMCVKPFNIVNNQVWNIHYKNDIHYSLQMCQWLLQLIGIWPLVYEDASRTEHALSVIMIPICSALLFFVIVPSSHYILFVEKDLDIKVKLVGPIGYCISTTFKYCYLGLKGGVFKRCIEHVKRDWRLVKDPSHRTIMLKYVALSRSLTTVCAVFFYSSSVSYHTAMQFLSKDGSKNNNTLKPLTYPGYEWFLDEQSSPTYEIVFTTHCLVAMIMCTVTTSAYSLTTIFVTHICGQIQIQIARLQVFVEKKKRESNIDRDPLAVIVHDHVEILRLSQNVEGALRVICLAEVIESTLVMCLLEYYCLMEWRNNDTVAISTYLLLLASFTFNIFIFCYIGEVLTEQCSQIGTVAYEIDWYELPAKEARNLVLLNAISQYPPKLTAGKLIELSLRTFSSVVKTSVVYLNLLRTVADW, encoded by the exons ATGCTTTTAAAATCATTCAACATAGTGCACACTCAAGTCTGGAATGCCCACTACAAAAATGACATTCACTACACTCTACAAATGTGCCAGTGGTTATTGCAATCGATAGGAATTTGGCCACTTGTTTACGAAGGCGCCAGCAGATTGGAACAAATTCTCTCAGTCATTCTGATGACCATCTGCTTCTCCATTCTCTTCTTCATCATCTTACCGTCCGGCCACTACATCTTCTACGTTGAGAAAAATATAGACACGAAAGTGAAACTCTTTGGCCCTGTCGGTTTTTGTTTGTCGTCTACGATCAAGTATTGCTATCTTGGTCTGAAAGGAGGTGTCTTTAAATGGTGCATCGAACATTTAAAAAGAGACTGGCGGGTAGTGCAGGATCCGAGTCATCGAACGATCATGTTGAAATACGTGATGATCAGCAGGAATCTTATCACTGTTTGCGCGGTGTTTCTTTACTCTGGCGGTATGTCATACCACACAGTGATGCAATTCTTGTCGAAGGAGAGAAGCAAAACTAACTACACTTTGAAGCCACTGACTTATCCTGGCTACGACTGGTTCCTCGATTCTCAGTCTAGTCCTACGTACGAAATCGTGTTCCTGATTCACTGTTTGGCAGCGATGATCATGTACACCGTCACCACTGCCACGTACAGTTTGGCTGCGATTTTTGTCACTCACATTTGCGGACAGATTCAGATACAAATAACGAAACTGCAAGGGTTGGTTGACAGGGAAAAGGGACAGAGCGTTTCTCGCTATCCCTTGGCTATTATCGTTCACGATCACGTGGAGATATTAAG ATTTTCCGAAAACGTCGAAGGAGCATTGCGCTTGATATGCTTAACAGAAATCATAGAGTCCACGTGTATTATGTGTTTGCTTGAATATTATTGTCTGATG GAATGGCAGAACAGCGATGCGATCGCTATATCGACTTATTTTATGCTGTTGCTTTCCTTCACTTTCAATATCTTTATATTTTGTTACATAGGCGAAGTGCTATCTGAACAG TGCAGTCAAATCGGTACAGTTGCCTATGAAATCAATTGGTACGAATTGTCAGCCAAAGAAGCTCACGATCTTATTCTGCTGAACCTCGTTTCACAGTACCCACCAAAATTAACAGCTGGAAAAATAGTagcactatctctaaaaacaTTCAGCTCT gTGGTGAAAACATCAGTGGTTTACTTAAATTTACTTCGAACAGTTACAAAATG GGTGCAGTACAACATGCATAATTACCCA TCGTCAGCGTGCTGTGTAACTGTCAGCATGTGTGTAAAACCATTCAACATCGTGAACAACCAAGTGTGGAACATCCATTACAAAAATGACATACATTACAGTCTACAAATGTGCCAGTGGTTGTTGCAATTGATAGGAATTTGGCCACTAGTTTACGAAGACGCCAGCAGAACAGAGCACGCTCTGTCAGTAATTATGATACCCATTTGCAGCGCCCTTCTCTTCTTCGTCATCGTACCCTCTAGCCATTACATTTTGTTCGTTGAAAAAGATTTAGACATAAAAGTGAAGCTCGTTGGTCCTATCGGTTATTGCATATCGACCACGTTCAAGTATTGCTATCTTGGTCTGAAAGGCGGTGTCTTTAAACGGTGCATCGAACACGTGAAAAGGGACTGGAGGCTAGTGAAGGATCCGAGTCATCGGACGATCATGTTGAAATACGTGGCGCTCAGCAGGAGTCTGACCACTGTTTGCGcggtttttttttattccagCAGTGTATCGTACCACACAGCGATGCAATTCTTATCGAAGGATGGGAGCAAAAATAACAACACTCTGAAGCCACTGACCTATCCTGGCTACGAGTGGTTCCTCGATGAACAGTCGAGTCCTACGTACGAAATTGTATTCACGACTCATTGCCTCGTGGCGATGATCATGTGCACCGTCACGACGTCCGCGTACAGTTTGACCACGATTTTCGTCACCCACATTTGCGGACAGATCCAGATACAAATAGCAAGGCTGCAGGTATTTGtcgagaaaaagaaaagggagAGCAATATTGATCGCGACCCTTTGGCTGTTATCGTTCATGATCACGTGGAGATTTTAAG ACTTTCTCAAAACGTCGAGGGAGCATTGCGGGTGATATGTTTAGCTGAAGTCATTGAATCCACGCTTGTTATGTGTTTGCTTGAATATTATTGTCTGATG GAATGGAGAAACAACGATACAGTTGCGATATCAACTTATCTTTTACTGTTGGCCTCCTTTACTTTCAATATATTCATATTTTGCTACATAGGCGAAGTATTAACCGAACAG TGTAGTCAGATCGGCACAGTTGCCTATGAAATCGATTGGTACGAATTGCCAGCGAAGGAAGCTCGCAATCTTGTTCTactgaacgccatatcgcaatatCCTCCAAAACTGACAGCTGGAAAACTGATAGAATTATCTCTAAGGACATTTAGCTCT GTAGTGAAAACGTCGGTGGTTTATTTAAATTTACTTCGAACAGTTGCGGACTGGTAA
- the LOC143428793 gene encoding odorant receptor 13a-like, with protein MCAKSFNIVSKRMWNVHYKNDIRYSLQMCQWLLQSIGVWPLVYEGASKLEQILSVILMTTCFSILFFVIVPSSHHIFYVEKDLDTKVKLFGPICFCISSTIKYCYLSLKGGAFKQCIEHMKRDWQVVQDPSHRTIMLKYVTISRKLITVCVAFLYTGGMSYHTVMQFLSKGRSKSNYTLKPLTYPGCDWFLDEQSSPTYEIVFLIHCITAMIMHTVTTAGYSMAAIFVTHICGQIQIQITKLQKLVEMKKREDDSSELLAVIVHDHVEILRFSENVEGALRVICLTEIIESTCVMCLLEYYCLMEWENSDAIAISTYLLLLLSFTFNVFIFCYIGEVLSEQCSQIGTIAYEIEWYHLSAKEAHDLILLILISQYPPKLTAGKIITLSLRTFGSVLKTSVVYLNLLRTVTQW; from the exons ATGTGTGCGAAATCATTCAACATTGTGAGCAAACGGATGTGGAACGTCCATTACAAAAATGACATACGCTACAGTCTACAAATGTGCCAGTGGCTGTTGCAATCGATAGGAGTTTGGCCACTGGTTTACGAAGGCGCCAGCAAATTGGAACAAATTCTCTCAGTCATCCTGATGACCACCTGCTTTTCCATTCTATTCTTCGTTATCGTACCATCCAGCCACCACATTTTCTACGTTGAAAAAGATTTGGACACGAAAGTGAAGCTCTTCGGTCCCATCTGTTTTTGTATATCATCCACAATTAAGTATTGCTACCTTAGCCTGAAAGGAGGGGCCTTCAAACAGTGCATCGAACACATGAAAAGAGACTGGCAGGTCGTGCAGGATCCGAGTCATCGAACGATCATGTTGAAATACGTGACGATCAGCAGGAAGCTTATCACTGTTTGCGTGGCTTTTCTTTATACTGGCGGTATGTCTTATCATACAGTGATGCAATTCTTGTCGAAAGGGAGAAGCAAAAGTAACTATACTCTCAAACCACTGACTTATCCTGGGTGCGACTGGTTCCTTGATGAACAGTCGAGTCCTACGTACGAAATCGTGTTCCTGATTCATTGCATCACGGCGATGATTATGCACACTGTCACCACAGCTGGATACAGTATGGCTGCGATTTTTGTCACTCATATCTGTGGACAAATTCAGATACAGATAACAAAGCTGCAGAAATTGGTTGAAATGAAAAAGAGGGAGGATGATAGTAGCGAACTTTTGGCTGTTATCGTTCACGATCACGTGGAGATTTTAAG ATTTTCCGAAAACGTCGAAGGGGCATTACGCGTGATATGCTTAACAGAAATCATAGAATCCACGTGTGTTATGTGTTTGCTCGAATATTATTGTCTTATG GAATGGGAAAACAGCGATGCGATTGCAATATCAACTTATCTTTTGCTGTTGCTCTCCTTCACTTTCAATGTATTTATATTTTGCTACATAGGCGAAGTGTTATCTGAACAG TGCAGTCAAATCGGTACAATTGCCTATGAAATTGAGTGGTACCATTTATCAGCCAAGGAAGCTCACGATCTTATTCTACTGATCCTCATATCACAGTATCCACCGAAACTAACAGCTGGAAAAATAATTACACTATCTCTACGGACATTTGGCTCT gtattAAAAACATCGGTAGTTTACTTAAATTTACTTCGAACAGTAACGCAGTGGTAA
- the LOC143429120 gene encoding odorant receptor 4-like, protein MRLKSFNIVHSQVWNIHYEDDIRYSLQMCQWLLQSIGVWPLVYEGANRLEHAVSVIVMIVCFTLLFFIIVPSGHYIFYVEKNIDMKVKLFGPVGFCLSSTIKYCYLSLKAGVFKRCIEHVKRDWQVVQDPNHRMIMLKYVAISRRLITVCAVFLYTGGISYHTVMQFLSKERSKSNYTLKPLTYPGCDWFLDEQSSPTYEIVFLSHCLAAIVMYTVTTATYSLAAIFVTHICAQIEIQITRLQKLVEMNKKQDNARDPLAIIVHDHVEVLRFSENIEAALHVICLTEIIESTFAMCLLEYYCLMEWQNSNAIAISTYFMLLLSFTFNIFIFSYIGEVLTEQCSQIGTVAYEIEWYELSAREARDLILLNIISQYPPKLTAGKIIELSLRTFGSVVKTSVVYLNLLRTVTD, encoded by the exons ATGCGTTTAAAATCATTCAACATTGTGCACAGCCAGGTGTGGAACATTCATTACGAGGATGACATACGCTACAGTTTGCAAATGTGCCAGTGGCTATTGCAATCGATAGGAGTCTGGCCACTAGTTTACGAAGGCGCCAACAGATTAGAACACGCTGTCTCAGTCATTGTAATGATCGTTTGCTTCACCCTTCTCTTCTTCATCATCGTACCATCAGGCCACTACATCTTCTACGTTGAGAAAAATATAGACATGAAAGTGAAACTGTTTGGTCCTGTTGGATTCTGCTTATCATCCACGATTAAGTATTGCTATCTTAGCCTGAAAGCAGGAGTCTTCAAACGGTGCATCGAACACGTGAAAAGAGACTGGCAGGTAGTGCAGGATCCAAATCATCGAATGATCATGTTGAAATACGTGGCCATCAGCAGACGTCTTATCACGGTTTGCGCGGTTTTTCTTTATACTGGcggtatatcatatcatacagtGATGCAATTCTTGTCGAAAGAGAGAAGCAAAAGTAATTATACTCTCAAGCCACTGACTTATCCTGGATGTGACTGGTTCCTTGACGAACAATCAAGTCCTACGTACGAAATCGTGTTTCTGAGTCACTGTTTGGCGGCTATTGTCATGTACACTGTCACGACGGCCACGTACAGTTTGGCTGCGATTTTTGTCACTCACATTTGCGCACAGATTGAAATACAAATAACAAGACTGCAGAAATTAGTGGAAATGAATAAGAAGCAGGACAATGCTCGTGATCCTTTGGCTATTATCGTCCACGATCACGTAGAAGTTTTAAG ATTTTCGGAAAATATCGAAGCAGCTTTACACGTGATATGCTTGACTGAAATCATAGAATCTACGTTTGCTATGTGTTTGCTCGAATATTATTGTCTAATG GAATGGCAAAACAGCAATGCGATTGCAATATCAACCTATTTTATGCTGCTACTCTCTTTCACTTTCAATATATTCATATTTTCCTATATAGGCGAAGTATTAACTGAACAG TGCAGCCAAATTGGTACAGTTGCCTATGAAATTGAGTGGTATGAATTATCAGCCAGAGAAGCTCGCGATCTGATTCTACTAAACATCATATCGCAGTATCCACCGAAGCTAACAGCTGGAAAAATAATAGAACTATCCTTAAGAACATTTGGCTCT GTAGTGAAAACGTCGGTGGTCTATTTAAATTTACTTCGTACAGTAACGGACTAG
- the LOC143429119 gene encoding odorant receptor 4-like has protein sequence MHLKSFKVVHSQMWNIHYEDDIRYSLQMCQWLLQSIGVWPLVYEGANRLEHAISVVVMIACFTLLFFIIVPSGHYIFYVEKDLDVKVKLFGPIGYCISSVIKYCYISLKGSVFKRCIEHVKRDWQAVQDADHRTIMLKYVVISRRFITVCAVFLYSGGISYHTVMQFLSKEKSKSNETFKPLTYPGCDWFLDERSNPTYEIVFLSQCLGTMIMHTITTAAYSMAAIFVTHICGQIQIQITKLQKLVETKKRDDDSSDLLAAIVHDHVEILRFSEKVEGALRVICLTEIIESTCVMCLLEYYCLMEWENSDAIAISTYLLLLLSFTFNVFIICYIGEVLSEQCSQIGIVAYEIDWYDLSTSEAHDLILLILISQYPPKLTAGKIITLSLRTFGSVLKTSLVYLNLLRTVTQW, from the exons ATGCATTTAAAATCATTCAAGGTTGTGCACAGCCAGATGTGGAACATTCATTACGAGGATGACATACGCTACAGTTTGCAAATGTGCCAGTGGTTGTTGCAATCGATAGGAGTCTGGCCACTAGTTTACGAAGGTGCCAACAGATTAGAACACGCTATCTCAGTCGTTGTAATGATCGCTTGCTTCACCCTTCTCTTCTTCATCATCGTACCATCAGGCCACTACATCTTCTACGTTGAAAAAGATTTAGACGTAAAGGTGAAGCTCTTTGGTCCTATCGGTTATTGTATATCATCCGTGATTAAGTATTGCTATATTagcctgaaaggaagtgtcttcaAACGGTGCATCGAACACGTGAAAAGAGACTGGCAGGCAGTGCAAGATGCGGATCATCGAACGATCATGTTGAAATATGTAGTAATTAGCAGGCGTTTTATCACAGTTTGCGCGGTGTTTCTTTACTCTGGCGGCATTTCATACCACACAGTGATGCAATTCTTGTCGAAGGAGAAAAGCAAAAGCAACGAGACCTTCAAACCATTGACTTATCCTGGTTGCGACTGGTTCCTTGATGAACGGTCAAATCCTACATACGAAATCGTGTTTCTAAGTCAATGTTTAGGGACGATGATCATGCACACTATCACCACAGCTGCATACAGTATGGCTGCGATTTTTGTTACACACATTTGTGGACAAATTCAGATACAAATAACGAAACTGCAGAAATTGGTTGAAACGAAGAAGAGGGATGATGATAGCAGTGATTTATTGGCTGCTATCGTACACGATCACGTGGAGATTTTAAG ATTTTCCGAAAAAGTCGAAGGGGCATTGCGCGTGATATGCTTAACAGAAATCATAGAATCCACGTGTGTTATGTGTTTGCTCGAATATTATTGTCTTATG GAGTGGGAAAACAGCGATGCGATTGCAATATCAACTTATCTTTTGCTGTTACTTTCCTTCACTTTCAATGTATTTATAATTTGCTACATAGGCGAAGTACTATCTGAACAG TGCAGTCAAATCGGCATAGTTGCCTATGAAATCGATTGGTACGATTTATCAACCAGCGAAGCTCACGATCTTATTTTACTGATCCTTATATCACAGTATCCACCGAAATTAACAGCTGGAAAAATAATAACACTATCTCTACGAACATTTGGCTCT gtattGAAAACATCGCTAGTTTACTTAAATTTACTTCGAACAGTAACGCAATGGTAA
- the LOC143429281 gene encoding odorant receptor 85b-like, translating into MNSNYENDVHSSLKYCRMFLKLIGIWHLINGFNNRLEKLISILVMVVCLISLIFVVLPGAYYCFFHVKEINVKIQIFGPICYGTSCTLKYCFLSLRASAFKHCIKQIEEDWKVIQNREHRAIMIDNVIIAHKSTIVFSVQLYIFGMSYCTILPFCSDPFQLADNFTIKPLIYPGLDLFMDVYASPTYEFIYIMHCLYAFFSVSIETAFCGIVASFVAHGCGMLQIQMARLDYLVVDKKSKRAGGESFLAVIVNGHMGALQYIKNVSKALQEIYFFDIVATTVVICVLEYLCTVAWKNRDVVAIGTYVGTWLSLTFNLLVICYAGELLAEEGEKFGDATYDIQWYNLPKKTGEDLILLIAMSKLPPKLSGGKIFEISMNTFSTQVIVCIFEFMSSFCINDYKFLKHIKHLLNVSSWYNLRTKVKNAFY; encoded by the exons ATGAACAGTAATTACGAGAACGACGTGCACAGTAGCTTGAAATACTGCCGAATGTTCTTAAAACTGATCGGCATATGGCACTTGATTAACGGTTTCAACAACAGGCTGGAGAAACTCATCTCGATACTCGTTATGGTGGTATGTCTGATTAGTTTGATATTCGTCGTGCTACCTGGGGCATATTACTGCTTCTTCCACGTGAAGGAGATCAACGTGAAGATCCAGATATTTGGTCCGATATGCTACGGCACTTCCTGTACGCTCAAGTATTGTTTCCTCAGCCTGAGGGCGTCCGCCTTCAAACATTGCATCAAACAGATAGAGGAGGATTGGAAAGTCATACAGAACAGGGAACATCGTGCTATAATGATCGACAACGTGATCATCGCGCACAAATCGACCATAGTGTTCAGCGTTCAGTTGTACATCTTTGGCATGTCTTATTGTACCATTTTACCATTCTGCTCGGACCCGTTTCAATTGGCTGACAATTTCACGATCAAACCGTTGATCTATCCTGGTCTAGACTTGTTCATGGACGTTTATGCTTCTCCTACTTATGAATTCATATACATCATGCATTGCCTTTACGCGTTCTTCTCTGTGAGCATCGAGACGGCGTTCTGTGGCATCGTGGCGTCGTTCGTTGCCCATGGCTGCGGGATGCTGCAGATACAAATGGCACGGCTGGATTATCTGGTTGTGGACAAGAAGAGCAAGCGTGCTGGTGGCGAAAGTTTCTTGGCTGTCATCGTCAATGGTCACATGGGGGCGTTACA ATACATAAAAAATGTCTCGAAAGCGCtacaagaaatctatttcttcgatatagtGGCCACGACTGTCGTAATATGCGTTCTCGAATATCTTTGCACAGTG GCATGGAAAAATCGTGACGTGGTTGCTATTGGAACATACGTTGGTACCTGGCTTTCTTTAACCTTTAACCTGCTGGTAATTTGTTACGCGGGTGAACTACTTGCAGAAGAG GGTGAAAAATTCGGGGATGCAACTTATGACATCCAATGGTACAACCTTCCGAAGAAAACAGGGGAAGATCTTATACTACTGATCGCTATGTCGAAGCTTCCACCGAAACTTTCAGGCGGGAAAATATTCGAAATATCAATGAACACATTCA GTACTCAAGTCATCGTTTGTATATTTGAATTTATGTCAAGCT TTTGTATCAACGATTACAAGTTTTtgaaacatataaaacatttgttAAATGTTTCTTCATGGTATAATCTAAGGACCAAAGTGAAAAATGCATTTTACTAA